In one Musa acuminata AAA Group cultivar baxijiao chromosome BXJ2-5, Cavendish_Baxijiao_AAA, whole genome shotgun sequence genomic region, the following are encoded:
- the LOC103973294 gene encoding uncharacterized protein LOC103973294 isoform X3 yields the protein MITVASPRPPRISPPSTSPKPASSSAHPSVLPCVSIPFRGFQSRVRTRSFFRCFCAEKDSADELFEGFSVLPFDIPWENSDVWSICAAYFFILHVPLSFGGLSVIAQILHEPNLDPLTMVNELFQIANVVSITVLQVTEYVGVSTLLHFNAKPQYDVCRFFHAKWFWGGRSCITASIVGIGTLIGLVFLTSIVADMLVGPKDVNDPILKKILSDSPLSTMSCFFLYCLVSPLLEETVYRGFLLSSLSSTMKWWQAVIISSFVFSIGHFSGGIADFHMEYVTVFIDMYSPAAFLLS from the exons ATGATAACAGTGGCTTCTCCACGCCCTCCCCGAATCTCGCCGCCGTCGACCTCTCCAAAACCCGCTAGCTCTTCTGCACATCCCAGCGTCCTCCCGTGCGTTTCAATCCCATTTCGCGGTTTCCAATCCAGGGTGCGCACGAGATCTTTCTTTAGGTGCTTCTGCGCCGAGAAGGATAGCGCAGATGAACTGTTCGAG GGGTTTTCAGTGCTTCCATTCGACATACCATGGGAAAATAGTGACGTATGGTCCATATGTGCGGCCTATTTCTTCATCTTGCACGTTCCTTTGAGCTTTGGAGGGCTCTCAGTCATCGCTCAAATTCTTCATGAACCTAACCTTGATCCGCTGACAATGGTGAACGAGCTATTCCAGATAGCAAAT GTTGTGTCCATCACTGTGCTACAAGTTACAGAGTATGTTGGAGTTTCAACACTGTTGCATTTTAATGCAAAGCCGCAATATGATGTTTGCAGATTCTTCCATGCAAAGTGGTTTTGGGGAGGAAGAAGCTGCATCACAGCATCTATTGTGGGGATTGGTACTTTGATTGGGCTAGTGTTTCTCACATCCATAGTTGCTGACATGCTGGTTGGACCTAAG GATGTGAATGACCCGATCTTGAAAAAGATTCTTTCGGATAGCCCTTTGTCTACGATGTCATGCTTTTTTCTGTATTGCCTCGTTAGTCCTTTGTTGGAGGAAACTGTTTATCGGGGGTTCCTTCTATCATCTCTATCCTCCACAATGAAATGGTGGCAAGCTGTTATTATTAGTTCATTTGTTTTCAGCATTGGCCACTTCTCTG GTGGCATCGCCGACTTTCATATGGAGTATGTTACTGTTTTCATTGACATGTATTCACCAGCTGCATTCCTTTTAA
- the LOC103973294 gene encoding uncharacterized protein LOC103973294 isoform X4: MITVASPRPPRISPPSTSPKPASSSAHPSVLPCVSIPFRGFQSRVRTRSFFRCFCAEKDSADELFEGFSVLPFDIPWENSDVWSICAAYFFILHVPLSFGGLSVIAQILHEPNLDPLTMVNELFQIANVVSITVLQVTEYVGVSTLLHFNAKPQYDVCRFFHAKWFWGGRSCITASIVGIGTLIGLVFLTSIVADMLVGPKDVNDPILKKILSDSPLSTMSCFFLYCLVSPLLEETVYRGFLLSSLSSTMKWWQAVIISSFVFSIGHFSAERGKQLINQTDYLVKCIC; encoded by the exons ATGATAACAGTGGCTTCTCCACGCCCTCCCCGAATCTCGCCGCCGTCGACCTCTCCAAAACCCGCTAGCTCTTCTGCACATCCCAGCGTCCTCCCGTGCGTTTCAATCCCATTTCGCGGTTTCCAATCCAGGGTGCGCACGAGATCTTTCTTTAGGTGCTTCTGCGCCGAGAAGGATAGCGCAGATGAACTGTTCGAG GGGTTTTCAGTGCTTCCATTCGACATACCATGGGAAAATAGTGACGTATGGTCCATATGTGCGGCCTATTTCTTCATCTTGCACGTTCCTTTGAGCTTTGGAGGGCTCTCAGTCATCGCTCAAATTCTTCATGAACCTAACCTTGATCCGCTGACAATGGTGAACGAGCTATTCCAGATAGCAAAT GTTGTGTCCATCACTGTGCTACAAGTTACAGAGTATGTTGGAGTTTCAACACTGTTGCATTTTAATGCAAAGCCGCAATATGATGTTTGCAGATTCTTCCATGCAAAGTGGTTTTGGGGAGGAAGAAGCTGCATCACAGCATCTATTGTGGGGATTGGTACTTTGATTGGGCTAGTGTTTCTCACATCCATAGTTGCTGACATGCTGGTTGGACCTAAG GATGTGAATGACCCGATCTTGAAAAAGATTCTTTCGGATAGCCCTTTGTCTACGATGTCATGCTTTTTTCTGTATTGCCTCGTTAGTCCTTTGTTGGAGGAAACTGTTTATCGGGGGTTCCTTCTATCATCTCTATCCTCCACAATGAAATGGTGGCAAGCTGTTATTATTAGTTCATTTGTTTTCAGCATTGGCCACTTCTCTG CTGAAAGAGGAAAGCAACTAATAAATCAAACGGACTATCTTGTCAAATGCATATGCTGA
- the LOC103973294 gene encoding uncharacterized protein LOC103973294 isoform X1, with the protein MITVASPRPPRISPPSTSPKPASSSAHPSVLPCVSIPFRGFQSRVRTRSFFRCFCAEKDSADELFEGFSVLPFDIPWENSDVWSICAAYFFILHVPLSFGGLSVIAQILHEPNLDPLTMVNELFQIANVVSITVLQVTEYVGVSTLLHFNAKPQYDVCRFFHAKWFWGGRSCITASIVGIGTLIGLVFLTSIVADMLVGPKDVNDPILKKILSDSPLSTMSCFFLYCLVSPLLEETVYRGFLLSSLSSTMKWWQAVIISSFVFSIGHFSGENSLQLFLIGCVVGSAYCWTGQLTPCFAIHSVYNAMILLITMMS; encoded by the exons ATGATAACAGTGGCTTCTCCACGCCCTCCCCGAATCTCGCCGCCGTCGACCTCTCCAAAACCCGCTAGCTCTTCTGCACATCCCAGCGTCCTCCCGTGCGTTTCAATCCCATTTCGCGGTTTCCAATCCAGGGTGCGCACGAGATCTTTCTTTAGGTGCTTCTGCGCCGAGAAGGATAGCGCAGATGAACTGTTCGAG GGGTTTTCAGTGCTTCCATTCGACATACCATGGGAAAATAGTGACGTATGGTCCATATGTGCGGCCTATTTCTTCATCTTGCACGTTCCTTTGAGCTTTGGAGGGCTCTCAGTCATCGCTCAAATTCTTCATGAACCTAACCTTGATCCGCTGACAATGGTGAACGAGCTATTCCAGATAGCAAAT GTTGTGTCCATCACTGTGCTACAAGTTACAGAGTATGTTGGAGTTTCAACACTGTTGCATTTTAATGCAAAGCCGCAATATGATGTTTGCAGATTCTTCCATGCAAAGTGGTTTTGGGGAGGAAGAAGCTGCATCACAGCATCTATTGTGGGGATTGGTACTTTGATTGGGCTAGTGTTTCTCACATCCATAGTTGCTGACATGCTGGTTGGACCTAAG GATGTGAATGACCCGATCTTGAAAAAGATTCTTTCGGATAGCCCTTTGTCTACGATGTCATGCTTTTTTCTGTATTGCCTCGTTAGTCCTTTGTTGGAGGAAACTGTTTATCGGGGGTTCCTTCTATCATCTCTATCCTCCACAATGAAATGGTGGCAAGCTGTTATTATTAGTTCATTTGTTTTCAGCATTGGCCACTTCTCTGGTGAGAATTCTCTGCAACTCTTCCTCATTGGTTGTGTTGTTGGTTCTGCATATTGTTGGACTGGCCAATTGACTCCTTGCTTTGCCATTCATTCTGTATATAATGCAATGATATTACTAATAACTATGATGTCGTAA
- the LOC103973294 gene encoding uncharacterized protein LOC103973294 isoform X2 — protein sequence MITVASPRPPRISPPSTSPKPASSSAHPSVLPCVSIPFRGFQSRVRTRSFFRCFCAEKDSADELFEGFSVLPFDIPWENSDVWSICAAYFFILHVPLSFGGLSVIAQILHEPNLDPLTMVVSITVLQVTEYVGVSTLLHFNAKPQYDVCRFFHAKWFWGGRSCITASIVGIGTLIGLVFLTSIVADMLVGPKDVNDPILKKILSDSPLSTMSCFFLYCLVSPLLEETVYRGFLLSSLSSTMKWWQAVIISSFVFSIGHFSGENSLQLFLIGCVVGSAYCWTGQLTPCFAIHSVYNAMILLITMMS from the exons ATGATAACAGTGGCTTCTCCACGCCCTCCCCGAATCTCGCCGCCGTCGACCTCTCCAAAACCCGCTAGCTCTTCTGCACATCCCAGCGTCCTCCCGTGCGTTTCAATCCCATTTCGCGGTTTCCAATCCAGGGTGCGCACGAGATCTTTCTTTAGGTGCTTCTGCGCCGAGAAGGATAGCGCAGATGAACTGTTCGAG GGGTTTTCAGTGCTTCCATTCGACATACCATGGGAAAATAGTGACGTATGGTCCATATGTGCGGCCTATTTCTTCATCTTGCACGTTCCTTTGAGCTTTGGAGGGCTCTCAGTCATCGCTCAAATTCTTCATGAACCTAACCTTGATCCGCTGACAATG GTTGTGTCCATCACTGTGCTACAAGTTACAGAGTATGTTGGAGTTTCAACACTGTTGCATTTTAATGCAAAGCCGCAATATGATGTTTGCAGATTCTTCCATGCAAAGTGGTTTTGGGGAGGAAGAAGCTGCATCACAGCATCTATTGTGGGGATTGGTACTTTGATTGGGCTAGTGTTTCTCACATCCATAGTTGCTGACATGCTGGTTGGACCTAAG GATGTGAATGACCCGATCTTGAAAAAGATTCTTTCGGATAGCCCTTTGTCTACGATGTCATGCTTTTTTCTGTATTGCCTCGTTAGTCCTTTGTTGGAGGAAACTGTTTATCGGGGGTTCCTTCTATCATCTCTATCCTCCACAATGAAATGGTGGCAAGCTGTTATTATTAGTTCATTTGTTTTCAGCATTGGCCACTTCTCTGGTGAGAATTCTCTGCAACTCTTCCTCATTGGTTGTGTTGTTGGTTCTGCATATTGTTGGACTGGCCAATTGACTCCTTGCTTTGCCATTCATTCTGTATATAATGCAATGATATTACTAATAACTATGATGTCGTAA